A genomic segment from Daphnia carinata strain CSIRO-1 chromosome 1, CSIRO_AGI_Dcar_HiC_V3, whole genome shotgun sequence encodes:
- the LOC130691117 gene encoding optomotor-blind protein-like has product MLPVSANDDVGGSAIQQQQQQFMNGQHSRSKGNFSIAAIMGHHLAHESRPFAMEKLSPPPPRSIRRSSVDPSPDSDRAMKEDAVEDEDGESSLTDHEIDVEDIDEGDDGHQMTVKNGGALLHRHRHQQGSHATIRSFKEEEDDDEDEVLDKDETIDDDDVGGPPLGAVKSRKKSGKKSGKSGGSGSSGSSSSSNPQIKPKCNCDQLRLVDCHLETKELWDKFNELGTEMIITKTGRRMFPTVRITFSGAVLMAESSQLQQQQRTTADLLMTHPHHPLAYHHHHMQQQQLTASQQHLHLQHQQVGHPQSRVRYFVMLDVVPVDGKRYRYAYHRSSWLVAGKADPPAPARLYTHPDSPFTPDQLRKQVISFEKVKLTNNEMDKQGQIVLNSMHRYQPRVHLVRRMEGDTSRPIVDLEREQFRTYVFPETVFTAVTAYQNQLITKLKIDSNPFAKGFRDSSRLSDFDRDGMDGMADYIRAPSRMFPDVSDFEAAGFLSSEKMRSLGLHHPHNQHPFGGSIHSQNSNNPRLPPMPLATIQQHLFALQQRTNGYPIMPSPSSAVSSNGGGSNNQLLPMPFPHHLLSQWTLAAAAGFGFNQLGLFGLGGLPNAGLTGLQQPSVNPSSSVSPPHSTRQPSPMARPPSVTATVTGAVAHLPCLSGERSDPVTVAKGHNPSHRQHHRFSPYPAINMTSSKMITHGNGVNYTDDPSDRSPASAGSKLTFDK; this is encoded by the exons ATGTTGCCAGTGAGCGCCAACGATGACGTTGGCGGCAGTGCTattcagcaacagcaacaacagttCATGAACGGACAACATTCGAGGTCAAAGGGCAATTTCTCCATCGCCGCCATTATGGGCCATCACCTGGCTCACGAATCGCGGCCGTTCGCCATGGAAAAGCTTTCCCCACCGCCACCGCGAAGCATCCGCCGATCGTCTGTTGATCCATCGCCAG ATTCGGACAGGGCCATGAAAGAGGACGCGGTCGAGGACGAGGACGGTGAGTCTTCGTTGACGGATCACGAGATCGACGTCGAGGACATTGATGAGGGCGACGATGGCCATCAGATGACTGTAAAAAATGGTGGCGCCCTTCTAcatcgtcatcgtcatcaGCAGGGGAGTCATGCGACTATCCGATCGTtcaaagaggaagaagatgacgacgaagatgaagTGTTAGATAAAGACGAGACGATCGACGATGACGACGTTGGGGGTCCACCTCTTGGCGCAGTCAAATCGAGGAAAAAATCGGGCAAGAAATCTGGCAAATCGGGTGGAAGCGGGTCCAGCGGCTCGTCATCCAGCTCCAATCCGCAAATCAAGCCCAAGTGCAACTGCGACCAGCTGCGACTCGTCGACTGCCACCTGGAGACCAAGGAACTTTGGGACAAGTTCAACGAACTGGGCACCGAGATGATCATCACGAAAACCGGCAG GCGAATGTTCCCAACCGTACGCATCACGTTCTCCGGGGCGGTCCTGATGGCCGAAAGCTCGCAacttcagcaacaacaacgtaCGACGGCCGATTTGTTAATGACTCATCCACATCATCCGCTGGCCTATCACCATCATCAtatgcagcaacaacagctgaCGGCTTCGCAACAGCATTTGCATTTACAGCATCAGCAGGTTGGCCATCCTCAGAGTCGAGTGCGGTACTTTGTTATGCTGGACGTCGTGCCGGTGGACGGCAAGCGCTACCGGTACGCCTACCACCGATCATCGTGGCTGGTGGCCGGCAAAGCTGACCCGCCGGCTCCGGCACGGCTCTACACCCATCCGGACTCGCCTTTCACTCCAGACCAGCTCCGCAAGCAAGTTATTTCCTTCGAGAAAGTCAAGTTGACTAACAACGAAATGGACAAGCAAGGACAG aTCGTCTTGAATTCGATGCATCGCTATCAGCCGAGAGTGCACCTGGTCCGACGGATGGAAGGTGATACGAGTCGACCGATCGTCGATTTGGAACGAGAACAATTCCGTACCTACGTCTTCCCCGAGACGGTTTTCACGGCAGTGACGGCCTATCAAAACCAGCTG ATAACGAAGCTAAAGATCGACAGCAACCCGTTCGCCAAAGGCTTCCGCGACTCTTCTCGACTCAGCGACTTTGACCG GGATGGAATGGACGGCATGGCGGATTACATTCGAGCGCCATCGAGAATGTTCCCCGATGTGTCCGATTTCGAAGCGGCTGGATTTTTGAGCAGCGAGAAAATGCGCAGCCTCGGCCTACATCATCCGCACAATCAGCACCCGTTCGGAGGGTCCATTCACTCGCAAAATTCAAACAATCCTCGCTTACCGCCAATGCCGCTGGCCACTATCCAGCAGCACTTGTTCGCCCTCCAGCAACGCACCAACGGCTATCCTATCATGCCATCGCCTTCTTCCGCCGTGTCGTCAAACGGAGGCGGAAGCAACAACCAATTATTACCCATGCCGTTCCCGCATCATTTGCTGTCGCAATGGACGCTGGCCGCAGCCGCCGGATTCGGTTTCAATCAGCTGGGATTGTTCGGATTGGGCGGATTACCAAACGCCGGATTGACAGGTCTGCAGCAACCGAGCGTGAATCCTAGTTCGTCAGTATCACCTCCACACTCGACTCGACAGCCGAGCCCGATGGCAAGGCCGCCGTCGGTTACGGCCACTGTCACCGGTGCTGTCGCTCACCTGCCTTGCCTGTCGGGCGAGAGGAGCGATCCGGTGACCGTTGCGAAGGGCCACAATCCGTCGCATCGCCAACACCACCGATTCAGCCCCTATCCGGCCATCAACATGACTAGCAGTAAGATGATAACGCATGGCAACGGTGTGAACTACACGGATGACCCGTCGGATCGTTCACCTGCCTCGGCCGGTTCTAAACTGACTTTTGATAAGTGA